Part of the Halomarina litorea genome is shown below.
TTCGACGACATGATCATCGAGTGCCCGGAGTGCGGCGAGAGCCACCGCGCGGACCACCTCGTCGAGGACGAGACGGGCATCGAGGAGGCAGAGAGTCTCCCCATCGCCGAGGTCGAGGCCATCATCGCCGAGAACGACCTCGTCTGTCCCTCCTGCGGCGCGGAACTCGCGGACGTGCCCGTCTCGGAGTTCAACCTCATGTTCGGCACGAACATCGGCCCCGGTTCCTCCGCGCCGGGCTACCTCCGCCCGGAGACGGCACAGGGCATCTTCGTGGAGTTCCCGCGCCTGAAGGAATACGCCCGCGGCAAGCTCCCGTTCGGCGTGGCGCAGATCGGCGAGGCCTACCGCAACGAGATTTCGCCCCGAAGGGCGCTCATCCGCGTCCGGGAGTTCACGCAAGCGGAGTTAGAGCACTTCGTGGACCCCGAGACGGACGAACCGCCCCTGCACCGCGTCGAGGACGTGGAACTCCCGCTGTACTCGGCCGCCGACCAGGAGGCGAGCGCGGAACGGAGTTCCGCGGAACAGTCGAGCGGCGACGAGCCGCGAGACGAGGAGGGCGGCATCGAGTACCTGACCGTCCGCGAGGCCGTCGACGAGAACGTCATCACGAGCGACTGGGTGGCGTTCTATCTCGGTCTCTCGCTCGGCTGGTACGAGCGCATCGGCGTGGACATGGACCGCTTCCGGTTCCGCCAGCACCTCCCGGGCGAACTCGCTCACTACGCGAGCGACTGCTGGGACGCCGAGGCCGAACTCGGCGGCAACTGGGTCGAGGTGACCGGTTTCGCCTACCGGAGCGACTACGACCTCTCGAAGCACGCCGCCCACGCCGACGACGACTTCACCGTCTTCCGGCAGTACGACGAGCCGATTTCCGTCGAGCGCGCCACCGTCGACCCGGACATGAGCTACCTCGGTCCCGAGTTCGGCGGCGCGGCCGCCGACATCGCCGAGGAACTGGCGAGTCTCGCCGCCGAGGACCGCTCGGCGTTCGACGGCGAGGAGGTCGTCGTGGAGGTCGACGGCGAGGCGTACTCGATACCCGTCGAGAAGACCGGCTTCGCGGTCCGCGAGGTCACCGAGTCGGGCGAGCACATCACGCCGCACGTCGTCGAACCCTCCTTCGGCGTCGGCCGCCTCCTCTATACGGTCCTCGACCACGCCTACCGCGAGGACGAGGTCGACGGCGAACCGCGCACCTACCTCGAACTCCCGGCGGAACTCGCCCCGACCACCGTCGGCGTCTTCCCCCTGATGTCGAAAGACGGCCTCGACGACGCGGCCCGCGACATCGCGGAGACCCTGCGGGCGGCGGGCCTCACGGTCGCCTACGACGACTCGGGTGCCATCGGTCGGCGCTACCGCCGGCAGGACGAGATCGGGACGCCGTACTGCGTCACCGTCGACTACGAGTCGCTGGAGGAGGACACCGTGACGCTGCGGGACCGCGACTCGACCGAGCAGGTGCGCGTCCCGGTCGCCGACCTCCCCGAGCGAATCGCCGCCCTCCGCGCCGGCGCACCGTTCGACGAGGTCACAGAGGGGTAACGTGCACCCGGAGGTCGAACGGCGACTCGTCCACGTGACGGGGGCAGTGGTCCCGCTCGCGTGGTTCGTCGACCTCGTCCCGTGGTGGGGCGTCCAGGTCGTGTGGACCGGCGGCGCGGCCGTCGCCCTCGTCCTCGAAGCCCTCCGCCTCTCGGGGCGGCTGAACTGGCGAATCTTCGCGAAGTTGACCCGCGAGTACGAACAGGAGAACCTCGCGGGCTACGCGCTGTACATGCTCTCGATGGCCGCCGTCTCGTGGCTGTTCGTCCCGACGGTGGCCGCGCCGGGCATGTTGATGCTCGCCGTCGGCGACCCGATAAGCGGTCTGCTCGGGTCGGGGGAACTGCGCTCGATGAAGCAGGCGACGTCGCTGCTGGCGATGTTCGGCGTCTGCCTGCTCATCGCGTTGGCGTTCGTCTCGACGATACCCGCGATACTGGGGGCGGCGGCGGCGACTTTGGCCGACGGCGTGAAACCCGTCGTCCGCGGGTACGTCGTCGACGACAATCTCACCATCCCGCCGGCCGCCGCCGTCGGCATCACCGTCGGTATCCTGCTGGTCTGACCCTCGCTCGGGCGGGGCGACAGTCCGTCCCACCCGGTGACTCACGCACAGGTGACGTTTTTACCCGTTCGCCCCGGTCCATCGGTATGGGCGTCTACGAGAGCGACCTGCCGGGGGTCGGCAAGAAGTTCGAGGTCGAACTCGACGGGGATACGCGACTCGTCATCGTCATCCACAACACGGGCAGGCGGGAGGTGTACCTCCGGGAGGGCGAGGGGGACGCGGACCGCCTGTTCGAGCTCTCGGACCGTCTCGCCCGGCAGATCGGGACCATCCTCGAGGGGGCGTACTTCCAGCCCATCCGCACCGAGAGCATCGACACGATGCTGAGCGACGACGCCCTCATCGAGTGGACGAAGGTCCCGGACGACTCGCCGCTGGTGGGACAGACGCTCGCGGGGGCCGACCTCCGCCAGCGGACGGGCGCGTCCGTCATCGCCATCCAGCGCGGGGAGGAGACCATCACGAACCCCAGCGCAGACACGGAGATTCGAACCGGCGACACCCTCGTCGTCATCGGGTCCCAGGAGGCCTGCCGGGCGCTCGGCGACATCGCGGACGGGGAGTAGATGGCGGAGACGTCCCTGTTGACCGTCGGGGCGATGTTCGCCGCCGTCGCCCTGGCGGGGGCGAGCGCACGTCGCCTCGGCCAGTCGGTCATCCCCTTCTACATCGTCGCCGGCGTCCTCGTCAACCCGTACGTCGCGGGCGAACTCGACCTGCCGGCGATTCCCGACAGCGAGTTCGTCACCGTCCTCGCCGAACTGGGAATCGTCTTCCTGCTGTTCTTCCTCGGCCTCGAGTTCAGCATCGACCGCCTGCTGGAGAGCGGCCCCAGACTGCTGAAAGCGGGTGCGCTCGACCTCGTGGTGAACTTCTCTGCGGGGTTCCTGCTGGGGCTGGCGGTCGGGTGGTCGGTCGTCGAGGCGTTCGTCCTCGGCGGGGTCATCTACATCTCCTCCAGCGCCATCATCACGAAGAGCCTCATCGATCTCGGCTGGATCGCCAACCCCGAGAGCGAACCGATGCTCGGGACGCTCGTCTTCGAGGACCTCGCCATCGCCGTCTATCTGGCGGTCCTCTCGGCCATCGTCCTCGGTGGCGGGGAGCTGTCGGTCGCCCTCCGGGGCATCGGCATCGCGGCCGCCTTCCTGCTCATCTTGCTGATGGGGGTGTACTACGGCGGGACGCTGTTCGACCGGTACCTCCGGGTGGACACGAACGAGTCGTTCGTCCTCCGGGCGGTTGCGGCCGCGACGCTCGTCGCCGGAATCGCGCTCGCACTCGGCGTCAGCGAGGCCGTCGCGGCCTTCTTCGTCGGGATGGGGTTCTCGAGTACGGACCACGTCGAGAAGCTCGAACGCCTGCTCGCGCCGCTGCGGGACACCTTCGCGGCGGTCTTCTTCTTCTGGATCGGCGTCACGACCGACCCCGTGCTGGTCGCCGGCACCGTCGGGTTGCTCGCCCTCGCCGTCGTCGTCAGCACGCCGACGAAGTTCGCGACGGGCTACCTCGCAGGACGGCTGTACGACCTCGACCCGCGCCGGTCGGTCCGCGTCGGGGCGGGGCTGGTCACGCGCGGGGAGTTCTCGCTCATCATCGCGGCGCTGGTCACCGCCGGGGGGACGCCCGTGCTCTCGGAGGTCATTCCGGCGTTCGCCGTCGGCTACGTCCTCGTGATGAGCGTCCTCGGGACGACGCTGATGGGCTACGCCGACCGCCTCGCGGCGCTCCTCCCCGACCGGGTGACGGAGGCCGACGCGGGGACGGAGGCGACGTAGGGTCGCTTCACTTTCACCCCGATACGCGAACCCTTAACCAGCATCGAGCGATACTCCTGTGAAATGGCGGCCACCAGCGA
Proteins encoded:
- the glyS gene encoding glycine--tRNA ligase, translating into MTGSESDGERLAELAKRRGFFFQASESYGGVAGFYVYGPQGASLKRNLEDAWRDRYVTREGHMEIDAPTVMPEAVFEASGHLDGFDDMIIECPECGESHRADHLVEDETGIEEAESLPIAEVEAIIAENDLVCPSCGAELADVPVSEFNLMFGTNIGPGSSAPGYLRPETAQGIFVEFPRLKEYARGKLPFGVAQIGEAYRNEISPRRALIRVREFTQAELEHFVDPETDEPPLHRVEDVELPLYSAADQEASAERSSAEQSSGDEPRDEEGGIEYLTVREAVDENVITSDWVAFYLGLSLGWYERIGVDMDRFRFRQHLPGELAHYASDCWDAEAELGGNWVEVTGFAYRSDYDLSKHAAHADDDFTVFRQYDEPISVERATVDPDMSYLGPEFGGAAADIAEELASLAAEDRSAFDGEEVVVEVDGEAYSIPVEKTGFAVREVTESGEHITPHVVEPSFGVGRLLYTVLDHAYREDEVDGEPRTYLELPAELAPTTVGVFPLMSKDGLDDAARDIAETLRAAGLTVAYDDSGAIGRRYRRQDEIGTPYCVTVDYESLEEDTVTLRDRDSTEQVRVPVADLPERIAALRAGAPFDEVTEG
- a CDS encoding dolichol kinase — encoded protein: MHPEVERRLVHVTGAVVPLAWFVDLVPWWGVQVVWTGGAAVALVLEALRLSGRLNWRIFAKLTREYEQENLAGYALYMLSMAAVSWLFVPTVAAPGMLMLAVGDPISGLLGSGELRSMKQATSLLAMFGVCLLIALAFVSTIPAILGAAAATLADGVKPVVRGYVVDDNLTIPPAAAVGITVGILLV
- a CDS encoding cation:proton antiporter regulatory subunit — encoded protein: MGVYESDLPGVGKKFEVELDGDTRLVIVIHNTGRREVYLREGEGDADRLFELSDRLARQIGTILEGAYFQPIRTESIDTMLSDDALIEWTKVPDDSPLVGQTLAGADLRQRTGASVIAIQRGEETITNPSADTEIRTGDTLVVIGSQEACRALGDIADGE
- a CDS encoding cation:proton antiporter, which codes for MAETSLLTVGAMFAAVALAGASARRLGQSVIPFYIVAGVLVNPYVAGELDLPAIPDSEFVTVLAELGIVFLLFFLGLEFSIDRLLESGPRLLKAGALDLVVNFSAGFLLGLAVGWSVVEAFVLGGVIYISSSAIITKSLIDLGWIANPESEPMLGTLVFEDLAIAVYLAVLSAIVLGGGELSVALRGIGIAAAFLLILLMGVYYGGTLFDRYLRVDTNESFVLRAVAAATLVAGIALALGVSEAVAAFFVGMGFSSTDHVEKLERLLAPLRDTFAAVFFFWIGVTTDPVLVAGTVGLLALAVVVSTPTKFATGYLAGRLYDLDPRRSVRVGAGLVTRGEFSLIIAALVTAGGTPVLSEVIPAFAVGYVLVMSVLGTTLMGYADRLAALLPDRVTEADAGTEAT